In Raphanus sativus cultivar WK10039 unplaced genomic scaffold, ASM80110v3 Scaffold4455, whole genome shotgun sequence, a single window of DNA contains:
- the LOC130507394 gene encoding F-box protein SKIP22-like, with the protein MNEVFGTTSLEEEFQMIESILKKFPFVRSASAEAHQALTPSDDDSELTTLATSVHAVMLESGFVLFDPDDKLSFSKELLSVSLRYTLPEVAESVTVTVTFQSLSDRVVVYGSLDGNVRRVCLDKDTLKSGGKEGSNREVFMWWRTVKDGLVTPLLIGLCDKSGLELPPCFTSLPTELKVKIVESLTGASLAKMACVCRETRRMASGNDLWRRKIWEEARHLLLGSGDRGEVVDWKAKFACFWVHYRQKLSPVVQHERETLTDVDMAMSIYHMLHSTCFPRDHLNGSVGIHRGLQRLGRRCFSPGCNLGGGN; encoded by the coding sequence ATGAATGAAGTGTTCGGTACAACCTCTCTCGAAGAAGAGTTCCAAATGATCGAATCAATACTCAAGAAGTTCCCATTCGTAAGATCTGCTTCCGCTGAGGCACATCAAGCCTTAACTCCGAGTGATGATGACAGTGAGTTAACGACGTTAGCTACATCTGTTCACGCCGTGATGTTAGAATCTGGATTCGTTCTGTTCGATCCTGATGATAAGCTCAGCTTTTCGAAAGAGTTGCTTTCTGTATCCCTTAGGTATACTCTGCCTGAGGTAGCCGAGTCTGTTACTGTCACCGTGACGTTTCAGAGCTTAAGCGATCGGGTTGTCGTTTACGGGTCTCTAGATGGGAACGTGCGTAGAGTTTGTCTTGATAAGGATACTCTGAAGTCTGGTGGCAAAGAAGGCTCTAACCGTGAGGTGTTCATGTGGTGGAGGACGGTGAAAGACGGTCTTGTTACTCCGTTGTTGATTGGTCTTTGCGATAAGTCCGGCTTGGAACTTCCACCGTGCTTTACGAGCCTACCAACGGAGCTCAAGGTGAAGATTGTGGAGTCCCTTACGGGAGCGAGCCTTGCGAAGATGGCTTGCGTTTGCAGAGAGACTCGGCGTATGGCATCGGGTAACGACTTGTGGAGACGGAAAATATGGGAAGAAGCTAGGCATCTTCTTCTTGGGAGTGGAGACAGGGGCGAGGTTGTTGATTGGAAGGCGAAGTTTGCTTGTTTTTGGGTGCACTACCGACAGAAACTGTCCCCAGTTGTACAACACGAACGAGAAACTTTGACGGACGTTGACATGGCCATGAGTATATACCATATGCTCCATAGCACTTGTTTTCCTCGGGATCACTTGAATGGTTCCGTTGGTATACACCGGGGACTACAGAGGCTTGGCCGACGTTGTTTTAGTCCCGGATGTAATCTTGGAGGAGGCAACTAG